A portion of the Leptospira noumeaensis genome contains these proteins:
- a CDS encoding ABC transporter permease subunit — MKLKVHIILRLFFFGLVFLGVIFLPAPTYVDLTNNNLPIFSPDFFAGTDRLGRDNFALFCYGSLSTIVLVVPARIFTIFVSFLLSAFSLFFPKISDFILSGIVSVSLAIPSLLSALVVMSLLPENPFAIFIAILVSDWALSYETITAKIREIKQSSYLSASFCMGAKPYQLVLLHYLPALKDMFGFLFFSGLPAVVMTTALFSYLGIQTSIGDTGPGLGEQISFSKDYFDKSPVSVLLPVVAILTLVYSLGSNQKKNET, encoded by the coding sequence ATGAAGCTAAAAGTTCATATCATATTAAGACTTTTCTTTTTTGGATTGGTGTTTCTCGGAGTCATTTTTTTGCCAGCACCCACTTATGTAGATCTAACGAATAACAACTTACCCATCTTTTCCCCTGATTTTTTTGCAGGTACTGATAGACTGGGCCGAGATAATTTTGCTTTGTTTTGTTATGGTTCATTGTCTACGATTGTTCTTGTGGTTCCTGCCAGGATTTTTACAATTTTTGTATCTTTTCTTCTGTCTGCATTTTCGCTTTTTTTCCCAAAAATATCGGACTTTATTCTTTCGGGGATCGTATCTGTTTCACTCGCCATTCCCTCGTTACTTTCTGCTTTGGTTGTGATGAGTTTGTTACCCGAAAATCCTTTTGCTATTTTTATTGCGATTCTTGTCTCTGATTGGGCATTGTCTTACGAAACCATCACCGCAAAAATTCGTGAAATCAAACAAAGTTCTTATCTATCGGCATCATTTTGTATGGGAGCGAAACCTTACCAATTGGTGCTTTTACATTACCTTCCGGCACTAAAGGATATGTTTGGTTTTTTATTTTTTTCGGGATTACCGGCTGTTGTGATGACAACAGCGTTATTTTCCTATTTAGGAATCCAAACATCCATTGGCGATACAGGTCCTGGATTAGGAGAACAGATCTCATTTTCGAAAGATTATTTTGACAAGTCACCTGTTTCCGTTTTGCTTCCGGTAGTTGCCATTTTAACTTTGGTGTATTCTTTGGGATCTAACCAGAAAAAGAATGAAACATAA
- a CDS encoding Fur family transcriptional regulator: protein MAGDPSQILKKIGLKVTKNREQVLSILQGSPRPLNHQEIMEKLPKEESWDRVTIYRALSDLEEKDLLNSLHSTDRVTYFELKSDGNHIVSKAHGHLICNNCGKIECIDDPWNGIPSTKQLKGFSTESVEIVFRGKCRNCQ, encoded by the coding sequence ATGGCTGGAGATCCTTCTCAAATTCTAAAAAAAATCGGACTTAAGGTAACAAAAAACCGAGAACAAGTTTTGTCGATTCTGCAAGGATCCCCTAGACCGTTAAATCACCAGGAAATCATGGAAAAACTTCCCAAAGAGGAATCTTGGGATCGGGTCACCATCTACCGTGCCTTATCTGATTTAGAAGAAAAAGACCTATTAAACTCTCTTCATTCTACAGATCGCGTCACCTATTTCGAGTTAAAGTCTGATGGGAATCATATTGTATCCAAAGCACACGGCCACCTTATCTGTAACAACTGTGGTAAAATTGAATGTATCGATGATCCTTGGAATGGGATCCCTTCCACCAAACAGTTAAAAGGTTTCTCCACAGAATCAGTAGAAATTGTTTTTAGAGGCAAATGTAGAAATTGCCAATAG
- a CDS encoding ATP-binding protein encodes MLAHNGKKVLAPVNGVASLTSDQKYFQIKQDGSWSTSSPFQPKKYDLPSLLESFDTGALNSLDLIETPLKDYFQKFNKDSAFKIVLSPFCRYQHLNFEEMILRDMKDAYLSFIEQLRSIFPKAEISNFFEDPNLGFEHPNGIPEYFLHKQFQIPVDKTRKSLIGYEVLFLGAETIFHVLRKLYYNEPFTKRHLAVFLVDRKGRMDLEPRQFFLTNGQSLAFIPTNLDKRYKIASFETVFEEVKPMDVASLGYFNIYEHYSITLYEKLPASRKEFSCIDCMECNNYCPTHANPVQLIKGRVGEFEKNLCVSCGICTVYCPSGIDIRKRIKGVMV; translated from the coding sequence ATGCTTGCGCATAACGGTAAGAAGGTGCTTGCACCTGTCAACGGAGTTGCCAGTCTCACTTCCGATCAAAAGTACTTCCAAATCAAACAAGATGGGTCTTGGTCGACTTCATCTCCTTTCCAACCTAAGAAGTATGATTTACCTTCTTTATTGGAATCATTTGATACAGGTGCCTTAAATTCTTTGGATTTGATCGAAACTCCGCTTAAGGACTACTTTCAAAAGTTTAACAAAGATTCTGCGTTTAAAATTGTTTTATCACCATTTTGTAGATACCAACATTTAAACTTTGAGGAAATGATCCTTCGTGATATGAAGGATGCTTATTTATCTTTTATTGAGCAGTTACGTTCAATTTTTCCCAAAGCTGAGATATCAAATTTTTTTGAAGACCCAAATTTAGGTTTTGAACATCCAAATGGAATTCCCGAATATTTTTTACATAAACAATTCCAAATACCTGTGGATAAAACTAGAAAGTCGCTCATTGGATACGAAGTTTTATTTTTAGGTGCAGAAACCATTTTTCATGTTTTAAGAAAGTTGTATTATAACGAACCTTTTACCAAAAGGCACTTGGCAGTTTTTTTAGTGGATCGTAAAGGAAGAATGGATTTGGAACCACGTCAGTTTTTTTTAACGAATGGTCAGTCCTTAGCATTCATTCCAACAAACTTAGACAAACGATATAAGATTGCATCCTTCGAAACAGTGTTTGAAGAAGTAAAACCAATGGATGTTGCTTCTCTTGGTTACTTTAACATTTACGAACATTACTCCATTACCTTATACGAAAAACTTCCTGCTTCTAGAAAAGAATTCAGTTGTATTGATTGTATGGAATGTAACAATTATTGTCCTACTCATGCAAATCCAGTGCAACTCATCAAAGGTAGGGTCGGAGAATTTGAAAAGAATCTTTGTGTGTCTTGTGGGATTTGTACGGTTTATTGTCCTTCAGGCATTGACATCCGGAAACGAATTAAAGGAGTTATGGTTTAA
- a CDS encoding PEGA domain-containing protein: MKHKISALFIIIGLLVNVLPIYSIDDYYNFPKQSYKGSITYESTRNLCLFSFVATSPDPTKEYLVKGIPSVLISELRSLEYTYVEHPKANVVYHSFGDAPEMTLQEKIDAESPNVKRKKKEITNEKDLDDLRSGKKQLAPEKDPRYVKVTLKQIWDRRAPTPDESFGLASKLNCDYMITGSFESKDNELITKVFLYDDFEGKTIPFEHKTSVIRAYQEMAPLGESIREKLQGKETTTVEVSASGEEGALVYLDGIYLGKTPMVGKKSPIGKRSLFVFKEGFHPYKQEVHLEKGKTLALDVKLSLKLSSSLITVNSNVESDVYLGIQYLGKTPLNRVAIPSGMNRLRVSKEGYIDSFRAVDAKDNEELVVDIEMREGKTDVYYKNKQNVFLDHTYKDFATYSLYGSLLFYASYVYLNYASRQAYSAARSEVTLVNATAITSFYQNNPNEFFFWYGVQNSIINDAESKARNLKRVAGTLPMENRRDRQLVAGPMVIMMGLMLVSAVTFYMLGLDEETLEFGYIPLNPSSVSYGQTSREGYGYMQFNVRY, from the coding sequence ATGAAACATAAAATTTCAGCATTATTCATCATCATCGGGCTTTTGGTCAATGTTCTGCCAATATATTCCATTGATGATTATTATAATTTTCCTAAACAAAGTTATAAAGGTAGTATTACCTATGAATCAACTCGTAACTTATGTTTGTTTTCTTTTGTCGCAACGAGTCCCGATCCAACCAAAGAATATTTAGTCAAAGGAATTCCTTCGGTTTTAATTTCTGAACTTCGAAGTTTAGAATACACTTATGTGGAACACCCGAAAGCAAACGTAGTTTATCATTCATTTGGTGATGCTCCTGAGATGACCCTTCAGGAGAAAATTGATGCAGAATCTCCCAATGTCAAAAGGAAGAAAAAAGAAATTACAAATGAAAAGGATTTGGATGACCTTCGGTCTGGAAAAAAACAACTGGCTCCGGAAAAAGATCCTCGTTATGTAAAAGTTACGCTGAAGCAAATCTGGGATAGGCGAGCTCCGACTCCTGATGAATCATTTGGTCTCGCCTCTAAATTAAATTGTGATTATATGATCACTGGTTCCTTTGAATCCAAAGACAATGAATTGATCACTAAAGTTTTTCTTTACGATGACTTTGAAGGTAAAACCATTCCTTTTGAACATAAAACATCAGTAATTCGAGCTTACCAAGAAATGGCCCCACTTGGAGAATCCATTCGAGAAAAATTGCAGGGAAAAGAAACTACAACTGTTGAGGTTTCTGCCTCGGGAGAAGAGGGTGCACTTGTCTATTTGGATGGAATTTATTTGGGGAAAACTCCTATGGTTGGTAAAAAATCACCAATCGGCAAACGGTCGTTATTTGTGTTTAAGGAAGGGTTTCATCCTTATAAACAGGAAGTTCATTTAGAGAAGGGAAAAACTCTTGCACTCGATGTTAAACTTTCATTGAAGTTGAGTAGTTCCTTGATTACTGTTAATTCCAATGTTGAGTCCGATGTATATTTGGGGATTCAATATTTGGGAAAAACACCATTGAATCGTGTTGCCATTCCTTCTGGAATGAATCGCTTGCGGGTTTCCAAAGAAGGTTACATTGATAGCTTTCGAGCAGTCGATGCCAAGGACAACGAAGAGTTGGTTGTTGATATAGAAATGAGAGAAGGAAAAACCGATGTTTATTATAAAAATAAACAAAACGTGTTTTTGGATCACACTTATAAAGACTTTGCCACCTACTCGTTGTATGGCTCTCTTTTGTTCTATGCAAGTTATGTTTATTTGAACTATGCATCAAGGCAGGCTTATTCCGCGGCTAGATCGGAGGTGACACTTGTTAATGCTACTGCCATTACTTCTTTTTATCAAAATAATCCTAATGAGTTTTTCTTTTGGTATGGTGTGCAAAATTCTATCATCAATGATGCCGAATCAAAAGCTAGAAATTTGAAACGTGTGGCCGGAACACTCCCTATGGAAAACCGCAGGGATCGTCAATTGGTTGCAGGGCCTATGGTCATTATGATGGGACTGATGCTTGTATCCGCAGTTACATTTTATATGTTAGGTCTTGATGAAGAAACTTTAGAGTTTGGTTATATACCTTTGAACCCTTCTTCGGTCAGTTACGGGCAGACATCGCGTGAAGGGTATGGTTACATGCAGTTTAACGTTAGGTATTAG
- a CDS encoding ribonuclease HI family protein produces MSTKDTTFIYCDGSSRGNPGPAAIGVSFQNNDGIEFFFLSEKIGTATNNVAEWQALYRGMEEAIKQNLQKIRFRLDSELVVKQMKGEYKVKNKDLLVFKNKCESLKTSFQNFEIQYVPREQNTRADQLANLAQDAKD; encoded by the coding sequence ATGTCAACGAAAGATACCACCTTCATTTATTGTGACGGTAGTTCCCGCGGAAATCCAGGCCCAGCTGCCATTGGGGTTTCCTTCCAAAATAATGATGGAATCGAATTCTTTTTTTTATCCGAAAAAATTGGAACCGCAACCAACAATGTGGCAGAATGGCAAGCCTTGTACCGGGGAATGGAAGAAGCCATCAAACAGAATTTACAGAAAATCAGATTTCGATTGGATTCAGAACTTGTCGTCAAACAGATGAAAGGTGAATATAAAGTAAAAAACAAAGATCTTCTTGTTTTCAAAAACAAATGTGAGTCTCTAAAAACATCCTTTCAAAATTTTGAAATCCAATACGTTCCAAGAGAACAAAACACTAGAGCTGACCAACTAGCAAACCTTGCCCAAGATGCAAAGGATTGA
- a CDS encoding CCA tRNA nucleotidyltransferase, whose translation MPIEIQSLVPEKNLKHLYHIDTALKDAGFECYLVGGSVRDLVMGKAPKEFDLTTNAEPNQVKRLFRTVIDTGIDHGTVTVVLDKINYEVTTYRIDKDYTDGRRPDHVEFGTTLSEDLKRRDFTMNALAFDIKTGVLVDEHSGKKDIEQKIIRTIGDPIKRFTEDGLRPIRALRFASTLDFVIEAETKKAIHETKQITKKISLERFQDEVLKSFSGYKPSRMIQLLAEEDIFQIFLPNLSNRLDPKKSILERLDLISKELTGMQLAFAFYALLGEISYKDLESILRTLKFSGQNTKDCLLFFEFLSRWETKQNFNIEDSFLLKKEYLAPVKRHFQKRFQLDSQFIQKLSPIFGANISEMIRIWEENPPLLLTDLSLNGNHLSESFPDLPKTNYGIILNQLLDLVLHSPKENEYSRLLHHSAVLISNLTN comes from the coding sequence TTGCCAATAGAAATTCAGTCCTTAGTTCCAGAAAAAAATCTAAAACATTTATATCACATCGACACTGCATTAAAAGATGCAGGTTTTGAATGTTACTTGGTTGGTGGATCTGTTCGAGATTTGGTAATGGGAAAAGCACCCAAAGAATTTGATCTCACAACAAATGCAGAACCCAATCAAGTCAAACGACTCTTTCGAACAGTAATCGATACAGGAATCGATCATGGTACTGTTACCGTTGTTTTGGACAAAATCAATTATGAAGTTACCACTTACCGAATCGACAAAGATTATACTGATGGTAGAAGGCCAGACCATGTTGAATTTGGAACCACATTATCCGAAGATCTGAAACGAAGAGATTTTACAATGAATGCTTTAGCATTCGATATCAAAACGGGTGTACTTGTGGACGAACATTCTGGAAAGAAAGATATCGAACAAAAAATCATTCGTACAATTGGTGACCCTATCAAAAGATTTACCGAAGATGGTTTACGCCCGATTCGGGCCTTACGATTTGCGAGCACTTTGGATTTTGTCATTGAAGCAGAAACCAAAAAAGCAATCCATGAAACAAAACAAATCACCAAAAAAATATCCTTAGAACGATTTCAAGATGAAGTTTTAAAATCCTTTTCCGGATATAAACCTTCTCGGATGATCCAACTGTTAGCAGAAGAAGATATCTTTCAAATTTTTCTACCAAATCTTTCAAACAGACTTGATCCTAAAAAATCTATTTTAGAACGATTGGATTTGATCTCTAAAGAATTAACAGGAATGCAATTGGCATTTGCATTTTATGCGTTACTTGGAGAAATTTCGTATAAAGATTTAGAATCTATATTAAGAACATTAAAATTCTCTGGTCAAAATACAAAAGATTGTCTTTTGTTTTTTGAATTTTTATCGCGATGGGAAACAAAACAAAATTTTAATATAGAGGATTCCTTTCTTTTAAAAAAAGAATATTTAGCGCCCGTTAAACGCCATTTTCAAAAACGTTTCCAACTAGACTCCCAATTCATCCAAAAACTAAGCCCCATCTTTGGAGCAAATATCTCCGAGATGATCCGAATTTGGGAAGAAAACCCACCCCTCCTCCTCACTGACTTGTCACTCAACGGGAACCATCTTTCCGAATCCTTCCCCGATTTGCCCAAAACCAACTATGGAATCATTCTAAACCAGCTCCTAGACCTTGTCCTACACTCGCCTAAAGAAAATGAATATTCTAGACTATTACATCACTCTGCTGTTTTAATAAGCAATTTGACCAATTAA
- a CDS encoding ABC transporter permease subunit, with amino-acid sequence MKSEVFRFLYFLLLLSCISSFVSEFHTKDKSYLYADAGISEIQNKQNDFLSSYFLFWKSLIFESGGKTDNGETVYSHIGSRFFSTLHLAIFSILFGSFFAFGFSLAATYFRSKVLYDFVSFSSNLILSTPVFIVAILLLIVFFYRLDLFPPGGYEFGNTYYVVLPGITLGSRIYARMSLYLLPEIRKEADSKYVQLLLTRSYPWSHIVGKEVFLKVLPIALILLVLDFGSLLSGAMVVEEIFFFPGVGKSLYYSIKSMDTQLLATLLMYSGILFYVLNRIGFYLQRFFSGGI; translated from the coding sequence GTGAAGTCGGAAGTTTTCCGTTTTCTGTATTTCCTACTACTGTTATCTTGTATTAGTAGTTTCGTTTCTGAGTTTCATACAAAAGATAAATCTTATTTGTATGCTGACGCAGGGATATCCGAAATTCAAAACAAACAAAATGATTTTTTATCCTCGTATTTTCTATTTTGGAAATCTTTGATTTTTGAATCTGGGGGTAAAACTGATAACGGGGAAACGGTTTATTCACATATCGGGAGCAGGTTTTTTTCTACCCTTCACCTAGCAATCTTTAGCATTCTATTTGGATCATTTTTTGCTTTTGGATTTTCTCTTGCTGCCACTTACTTTCGATCAAAAGTTTTATATGATTTTGTTTCATTTAGTTCAAATTTAATTCTCTCAACACCTGTATTCATTGTCGCCATACTCTTGTTAATTGTATTTTTTTATCGTTTAGACTTGTTTCCTCCTGGTGGATATGAGTTTGGTAATACTTACTATGTGGTTTTGCCTGGGATCACTTTAGGGTCTCGTATTTATGCTCGAATGTCTTTGTATTTATTGCCAGAGATTCGTAAAGAAGCCGATTCGAAGTATGTTCAATTATTGTTAACAAGGTCTTATCCTTGGAGTCATATTGTAGGGAAGGAAGTTTTCTTAAAGGTGCTTCCGATTGCTCTCATTCTTTTGGTATTGGATTTTGGATCTCTTTTGTCCGGAGCGATGGTTGTAGAAGAAATTTTCTTTTTCCCTGGAGTCGGAAAGTCTTTGTATTATTCCATTAAATCGATGGATACTCAGTTACTCGCAACTCTTCTGATGTATTCAGGAATTTTGTTTTATGTTTTGAATCGGATTGGATTTTATCTTCAGCGGTTCTTTTCGGGTGGGATATGA
- a CDS encoding motility protein A, whose translation MIHSTILGILAAVLSVFVAILIEGASLRSFFHLPAMLLIVGGTLGATFASYSISQVTKAVTDIKFVLSRKKENDLKLVFFRFWEKARKDGLLSLEDEAKKLDNPFLQKGIQLIVDGSDPRTIEEILWEAHEEEEKNDLKSAKVFETAAGFSPTVGIIGTVLGLVTVLENLDGGTKVLGQGIATAFIATFYGISFANLILLPISNQLKVIAKQDSNERQAIMRGILSLQSGENRRILAERIDPFVKY comes from the coding sequence ATGATCCATTCCACAATACTCGGAATCCTCGCAGCCGTTTTATCGGTTTTTGTAGCTATTTTAATTGAAGGTGCGTCTTTACGTTCCTTCTTTCATTTACCCGCCATGTTACTCATCGTCGGAGGAACGTTAGGTGCAACATTTGCATCCTATTCCATATCCCAAGTCACAAAAGCAGTTACAGACATCAAATTTGTCCTTTCTAGAAAAAAAGAAAATGATCTCAAACTTGTTTTCTTTCGGTTTTGGGAAAAGGCTAGAAAAGATGGACTTTTATCTTTGGAAGATGAAGCCAAAAAATTGGATAATCCATTTTTACAAAAAGGAATTCAATTGATTGTGGATGGTTCCGACCCAAGAACCATCGAAGAAATTTTATGGGAAGCCCATGAAGAAGAAGAAAAGAACGATTTAAAATCAGCAAAAGTCTTCGAAACCGCTGCTGGATTTTCACCAACAGTGGGAATTATAGGAACGGTTCTTGGTCTTGTGACTGTACTCGAAAATTTAGATGGGGGAACCAAAGTCCTGGGACAAGGAATCGCCACAGCATTTATTGCAACCTTCTATGGAATTTCATTTGCCAATTTGATTTTATTACCCATTTCCAATCAGCTTAAAGTAATCGCCAAACAAGATAGTAACGAACGCCAAGCCATTATGCGAGGAATTTTATCTTTACAGTCGGGCGAAAACCGCAGGATTCTAGCAGAACGAATTGATCCCTTTGTTAAGTATTAA
- a CDS encoding PTS sugar transporter subunit IIA: MNQLLEILDPKNIIFDFKASTKEDAIRKMISHMVATQSLDQTFEEETVSSLMNREKSMSTGIGSGVAIPHCSVHYVNELKCAMAIAPQGIDFDALDHGLVQIFIMLIVPKNKFQDHIKTLALIAKTLNIPEEREKLIKAKNFEEIQKAFLSKS, translated from the coding sequence ATGAATCAGCTTCTAGAGATTCTGGATCCTAAAAATATCATTTTCGACTTCAAAGCATCTACTAAAGAGGATGCGATTCGAAAGATGATTTCTCATATGGTCGCCACACAATCGTTAGATCAAACGTTTGAAGAAGAGACTGTTTCTTCCTTAATGAATCGTGAAAAATCAATGTCTACAGGAATTGGAAGTGGGGTGGCAATACCACACTGTTCGGTTCATTATGTAAACGAATTAAAATGTGCCATGGCAATTGCGCCGCAAGGGATCGATTTTGATGCTCTTGATCACGGTTTGGTTCAAATTTTTATTATGCTCATTGTTCCAAAGAATAAGTTTCAAGATCATATCAAAACATTGGCTTTGATTGCAAAAACACTCAACATTCCGGAAGAAAGAGAAAAACTCATAAAAGCCAAAAATTTCGAAGAAATCCAAAAGGCCTTCCTTTCCAAAAGTTAA
- a CDS encoding class I SAM-dependent methyltransferase: protein MTERGFGALTMFENRLRKLKKELEKWAKRESVECYRIYSEDIPQVSCILDRYPSGFVLYDKSSLRFQAEEGHEERFERIAAIVRDVFQISEDQLFLKRRKKQKGSDQYDKLSIEGNFEWVKESNLEFRINLSDYLDTGLFLDHRVTRDWIRKESKGKSVLNLFSYTGVFSVYAASGGAKKTKSVDLSKTYCEWALKNLEHNGFKSTNHQIINADILQWVEEETKNPNRERYDLIFLDPPTFSNSKKMFEEWDVQSKHRNLLLLLLTKFLTDDGQIWFSTNFRKFKMEVAEEEWNQRGFQCINRTKESIPKDFRDEKIHQLFLIQPETKV, encoded by the coding sequence ATGACCGAACGGGGATTTGGTGCCCTTACCATGTTTGAAAACCGCCTTCGCAAACTAAAGAAGGAACTCGAAAAATGGGCAAAACGAGAATCAGTTGAATGTTATCGAATCTATTCGGAAGACATTCCACAAGTATCCTGTATTTTGGATCGTTATCCCAGTGGTTTTGTTTTATACGATAAAAGTTCCTTACGGTTTCAAGCAGAAGAGGGCCACGAGGAAAGGTTTGAGCGAATTGCGGCCATCGTTCGCGATGTATTCCAAATATCCGAAGATCAATTGTTTTTAAAAAGACGTAAAAAACAAAAAGGTTCAGACCAATACGATAAATTATCTATCGAAGGAAACTTCGAATGGGTCAAAGAATCCAATTTGGAGTTTAGAATCAACCTTTCTGATTATTTAGACACAGGTTTATTTTTAGACCATCGTGTTACGAGAGATTGGATCAGAAAGGAATCGAAAGGAAAATCTGTTCTTAATTTATTTTCTTATACCGGTGTTTTTTCCGTTTATGCAGCGTCAGGTGGTGCAAAAAAAACAAAAAGTGTGGATCTCTCTAAAACTTATTGTGAATGGGCCTTAAAAAATTTAGAACACAATGGATTTAAATCAACCAATCATCAAATTATAAATGCTGATATTTTACAATGGGTAGAAGAAGAAACAAAGAATCCTAACCGAGAACGATACGATTTAATTTTTTTGGATCCACCAACATTCTCTAATAGCAAAAAAATGTTCGAAGAGTGGGATGTTCAATCTAAACACAGAAACCTTCTTTTATTATTGTTAACAAAGTTTTTAACAGATGATGGACAAATTTGGTTCTCAACAAACTTTCGAAAGTTTAAAATGGAAGTTGCTGAAGAGGAATGGAACCAACGTGGATTCCAATGTATCAATCGTACAAAAGAATCCATCCCGAAAGATTTTCGGGACGAAAAAATCCACCAATTGTTTCTGATCCAACCAGAAACTAAGGTCTAA
- a CDS encoding cellulose synthase family protein — MLTFLSISFLVLYGFDILVLFYFGLHTYLMVFLYSKYKQNCAEDETKILSLKDKNLPTVTVQLPIFNEFYVVDRLIESACNLEYPAKKLQIQVLDDSTDETIEKVATLVAQYKKKGIWIEHVHRTNRKGHKAGALDEGMAKAKGDYIAIFDADFTPDSDFLLRTMGYFEDESIGMVQTRWGHINETYNILTKAQSFGIDGHFMIEQVARNGSSLWMNFNGTAGIWRRSCIEDAGGWEHDTLTEDFDLSYRAELKGWKFRYIKDVVCKAEIPATMNAYKAQQFRWCKGSIQTAVKLIPRIWKSKESWKIKGEAITHLINYSVHPLMIINILLTAPLLLMEFWAGFKMDDFPMEVLFGSAAVLSIGSMGPVIFYAYSQREIHKDWKSKLIYLPILVMIGTGIAVMNTYAWVEAVFGVQSGFKRTPKLRIEKEGDSLQDKIKYVVPVDYRAFLEFFMGAYCLFCIYLSFLVGKPYMIGFMVLYSIGFFYVSYLSVAESFWKFKPATKAEKELRAVA, encoded by the coding sequence ATGCTCACGTTTTTATCTATATCGTTTTTGGTTTTATATGGCTTTGATATTTTGGTTCTTTTTTACTTCGGGTTACACACCTACCTCATGGTGTTTTTGTATAGCAAATACAAACAAAACTGTGCGGAGGACGAAACAAAGATCCTTTCTTTAAAGGATAAAAACCTTCCTACGGTTACGGTTCAACTTCCTATTTTTAACGAATTTTATGTGGTAGATCGTTTGATCGAATCTGCATGTAATCTCGAATACCCTGCAAAAAAACTCCAAATCCAAGTTCTGGATGATTCCACTGATGAAACCATTGAAAAGGTGGCAACTCTCGTTGCTCAGTACAAGAAAAAAGGAATTTGGATCGAACACGTTCATAGAACCAATCGAAAAGGACACAAAGCGGGTGCTTTGGATGAAGGGATGGCAAAAGCAAAAGGTGACTACATTGCTATTTTTGATGCTGATTTCACTCCTGATTCTGATTTCCTCCTTCGCACCATGGGATACTTCGAAGATGAATCCATTGGGATGGTTCAAACTCGTTGGGGCCATATCAACGAAACTTATAATATCTTAACCAAAGCACAAAGTTTTGGAATCGACGGTCATTTTATGATCGAACAAGTCGCAAGAAACGGTTCAAGCCTTTGGATGAACTTCAATGGAACTGCCGGTATCTGGAGACGTTCGTGTATTGAAGATGCTGGTGGATGGGAACATGACACCCTCACGGAAGACTTTGATCTTTCTTACCGTGCCGAACTCAAAGGTTGGAAATTCCGTTACATCAAAGATGTCGTTTGTAAGGCAGAAATCCCTGCTACGATGAACGCATACAAAGCACAACAATTCCGTTGGTGCAAAGGTTCCATCCAAACCGCAGTCAAACTCATCCCGCGCATTTGGAAATCCAAGGAATCCTGGAAAATCAAAGGTGAGGCAATCACTCACTTAATCAATTATTCTGTGCATCCACTGATGATCATCAACATCCTCCTTACGGCTCCTCTCCTTCTTATGGAATTTTGGGCAGGGTTTAAGATGGATGATTTTCCAATGGAAGTTCTATTTGGATCGGCAGCGGTTCTTTCCATCGGATCTATGGGTCCTGTGATTTTTTACGCGTATTCCCAAAGGGAAATTCACAAAGATTGGAAATCCAAACTAATTTACCTTCCTATCCTCGTGATGATTGGAACGGGGATTGCTGTGATGAACACTTATGCTTGGGTGGAAGCCGTTTTTGGTGTCCAATCTGGTTTCAAACGCACTCCAAAACTCAGAATTGAGAAAGAGGGGGATAGTTTGCAGGACAAAATTAAGTATGTGGTTCCCGTGGATTACCGAGCTTTCCTCGAATTCTTTATGGGTGCTTATTGTCTATTTTGCATTTATTTATCCTTCTTGGTAGGGAAACCATATATGATCGGTTTTATGGTTCTCTATTCTATTGGGTTTTTCTATGTCTCTTATCTTTCTGTGGCGGAGTCGTTCTGGAAATTCAAACCAGCGACCAAAGCAGAAAAGGAACTACGTGCCGTCGCTTAA